A genomic region of Sulfobacillus acidophilus DSM 10332 contains the following coding sequences:
- a CDS encoding hypothetical protein (PFAM: Protein of unknown function (DUF3147)~KEGG: mba:Mbar_A2182 hypothetical protein~SPTR: Putative uncharacterized protein) → MWPLLLKFIAGGSAVTGITWLAQRWGGRVGGYLAGFPAVFLTALAMTAWGRSALTARHILDTMVVASLGALAADLVIAWVAPRIIGRWSLAIGLTTLFTLWATLAGTSLWLNAR, encoded by the coding sequence ATGTGGCCATTATTACTAAAGTTTATCGCCGGAGGGAGTGCCGTAACCGGTATTACCTGGTTGGCCCAACGCTGGGGCGGACGGGTTGGGGGTTATTTGGCAGGCTTTCCCGCCGTTTTTTTGACCGCCTTGGCTATGACGGCTTGGGGGCGTTCAGCGTTGACGGCACGTCATATCCTAGACACGATGGTTGTCGCCAGCCTCGGCGCGTTGGCGGCCGATCTGGTGATCGCTTGGGTTGCGCCGCGTATCATTGGCCGCTGGTCGCTCGCCATTGGTCTCACCACCCTTTTTACGCTATGGGCCACTTTGGCCGGCACAAGCCTTTGGCTCAATGCCCGGTAA